The genomic stretch CGTAGCAAAAGCATCCATGACAAAGGTGTCGCAGAGCACGGCCATGGCCTTACCAAGCTCAAGGTCATTGTCACTTTCTCCCTTGAGAAATCGAACATTTTCCAAGAGGACAACCTCACCGGGCTGTAAGGAAACGCCATTGATCCAGTCTTTCTCGAAACGGACAACCAGTCCGAGCAATTCCGACAATCGATGAGCCACTGGCTCCAGAGTCATATCCGGGTCAAAGGTCCCTTCCTTTGGCCGTCCCAAGTGGGACATGATCATGACCTGGGCCCCGCGATTCAAGGCCGTTCGGATGGTCGGCAAGGCCGCCATAAGTCGTTTATCGCTCGTGATCTCGCCATCTGAAATCGGAACGTTGAAATCCTCCCTTATGAGGACCCGCTTTCCGGCCAAATCGAGCTTTGACATCTCCAACATAACCATCCTCCCCCTTGATTAAGCGGCCATCTTCTTCCCGTTCATGACTCGTTTGACCAGCTTGACCAATGCATCGGGCGTGAACCCGAAATATTCGAACAATTCATTGCCCGGAGCAGATTCGCCGAAACGGTCCATGCCCAGCACAGCACCTTCAAGTCCTACATACTTGCCCCATCCGCTCGTCACACCAGCCTCGACTGCCACACGAGTCGTGACATGAGGCGGTAAAACTTGATTGCGATAGTCTTCGCTCTGCCGTTCAAAGACCTCGACACACGGCATGGACACAACCCGGACATGGCTGCCTGTGGATTCCATAGTCATGGCGGCTTCCATGGCCAGGCCGACTTCGGACCCGGTGGCAATGATGATGGCGTCGGGAGTCGTGTCGCTGTCACGCAGGACGTATCCGCCACAAGACACCTGTTCGAGGGTTTCCGCAGACCGGGACTGATGCGGCAGAGCCTGGCGGGACATGATGAGAGATGATGGGCCGTCGTCGCGCTTGACCGACCGTTCCCAGGCAACTGCGGCTTCCACTGCGTCGCAGGGACGCCAAACATCCATGTTGGGAATCAGGCGCAGCGATTCGACATGCTCCACTGGCTGGTGGGTCGGTCCGTCTTCGCCAACACCGATGGAATCGTGAGTCAGGACGTAGAGAGTACGCAGCCCCATCAGGGCAGACATGCGCATGGCGTTGCGGGCATAGTCCGAAAAGACGAGAAATGTCCCACCATAAGGGATGAAGCCGCCATGCAGGACCATGCCGTTCATCATCACGGACATGGCAAATTCTCGCACGCCGTAATTCATGTAATTGCCATTCCAGTCAGTCGGGACAGCGATCTTGGAACCGGACCATCTGGTCAAGTTCGAACCAGCCAGATCGGCCGATCCACCAAAGAATTCCGGCAGCACCGGGGCCAACCCTTCAATGGCATTTTGCGAGGCCTTGCGAGTGGCCAGGCTTTCTGCCTTGGCATCAACACTGTCAACATAATTGGATGCGTGAGAGTCGAAGTCGTCAGGCAACTCGCCATTCATACGACGAGTGAACTCGGCAGCCAGTTGCGGATAAACCTTTTCGTATTCCTTAAAGCGGGCATTCCAGGAATCCTCTGCCCTGAAGCCAGATCCTTTGGCACTCCAGGAGGCATACACCAACTCCGGGATTTCAAAGGGTGGATGAGGCCAGCTCATGGCATCTCTGGCGCAGCTTATTTCGTCATCGCCGAGAGGAGCACCGTGGCATTTTTCCGTACCACAGACATTGGGAGCACCCTGCCCGATGACCGTCTTGCAGCAGATGAGAGTCGGCCTGTCCGGCTCACTCCGTGCCTTTTCAATGGCGTCCTTGATGGACTCAGGATCATGACCATCCACACCGGGAACGACGTGCCAGCCATAGGACTGGAATCGACGCGGCGTGTCATCCGTGAACCAACCATCGACGCAGCCGTCGATGGAGATGCCGTTGTCGTCGTAAAAAGCGATGAGCTTGCCGAGTTGCAGGGTGCCAGCCAGGGAACACGCCTCGTGGGAGACGCCTTCCATCATGCATCCATCCCCCATGAAGACATAGGTGTGGTGGTCCATGATGGTATGACCGTCTTGGTTGTATTGGGCGCCGAGAACCTTTTCGGCCACGGCCATGCCCACAGCGCAGGCGATGCCTTGCCCAAGAGGCCCGGAGGTGGATTCGACGCCCGGCGTCATTCCAAGCTCCGGATGCCCCGGGGTTTTAGAATTGAGTTGCCTGAACTGCTTGATGTCATCGATGGTGACGTCATAGCCGCTCAAGTGCAGCAATGAGTAGAGGAGCATCGAGCCATGCCCGTTGGAAAAAACGAATCGATCCCTGTTTGCCCAGCTGGGATTGGCCGGATTGTGGACCAGATAATCGTTCCACAGAACCTCGGCGATATCGGCCATGCCGAGTGGAGCACCCGGATGTCCGGAATTGGCTTTTTGGATGGCGTCCATGCTCAGAGCACGGATGGCATTGGCAAGTTCACTGCGTTGAGGCATTGCTTTTCCCCTTCTTGTTGACGTGATTGATTAGAGGATCCGGGAATAGACACGCTCGTACACACCGCAGAGCTTCATGGCGGTTCGGTTATGCAGGCCGCAGCTTTTCAGGCGGCAGAAGACGTGCAGCGGATTCAGGTAGTGTCGTAATGTCTCTTTCATGGTGTCCTCCCGGCGAAACGGTTGATGCCAGGATTAGATCAAAAGACGTGCCGACGACTTCGCCTGAAAGATGGAAGAAGACAACCACATTTATTACAGATGGTTACTGCGAAACGAGAGAAAAGAGTTCTTCTCATGACTGTGCCATTCCTGACCCAGCAATTCAGAGCATGTGCCGTGAGCTGGGCCGCAAGTGGCACAGCGTGAGGGAATGTTATTTGGCGAAGAAATTGATGTAGGCCAGGAAATCGTCCAGGTCTTCCGAGGGAAGCGCCGAGCCGAGCAGAACACCGGAAATCCAACCGGCATTGTGGGGACGTCGGGAAGCACTTCGAATGAGGCTCCCTATGGCTTTGGGGGTTCTCAACCCCATGAGGCGGCCGCCCATTTCAAGGGAAGGACCGATCTCCTGCCACAGGTTGTATGGATACTCGCGCAAGGCGGCTTCGTCCCAGACATCACCAGCGCACGCCTTGGCAAGCACCTGTCCGGCTATCCGGGCAGAGATAATGGCATTGGTTGTGCCGTCTGAACTGCAGGGATTGACCAGACCTGCTGCGTCACCGACGAGAAGGAAGCCGTCGCCATGAATTTCACGCATGGGATTACCCACCGGCAACACGCCCGTTTCGATCTCACCCATCTGCTCGGCAAAAGCGAAACGTTCCTTGAGTTCAGGAGATTCAAGTGCCCGTAAAAGGGCCTGCTTGGGCTTAATATTCCCTTGCTTGACCACGTCCATGGGAAGGGCCAGGCCGACATTGGTCTGGCTCGTTTCAGTGGGATGGAACCAGACATAACCGGGCAGAACCTCTTCAGGGAAATGAATCTCGATGTTCCCCCGGATGCCTAGCACCTGACGATAATACCCACGGACAGCCAGAGCACGATACTCACTGTAGCGGGGCATCTTCATCTGCTTAGCTACGACTGAATCGCTGCCGTCAGCACCGACTATGACCTTTGCAGTCCAGGATACTTCGCGCCCGCCGCCACGTTCGCCCTTCACTCCACAGGCCTGTCCATTTTTAGTCTGGATCTCAGTCACCTGGCACCAATCGACAATCTCCACTTCCTCTTCAGCCGCAGCTTCCATCAAAAGAGCATCAAGAAGAATTCTGCGACAGATAATTCCGGCCTCGGGAGTATCTTTGTCGATCTTGAGTATCGGCACGGTCACAGAACTACCGTCGGCAGAGTGGTAGGCGATCTTTTGAACCGGGGTATGGGGGATTTCCAATAGGCGTGGCAGAAGTCCCAAGACGTTGAACTCGGCAATCGCCAACGAAGAGAGCGCGTCTCCGCAGGGTTTTTCCCTTGGGAACTTTTTCTGGTCGAGCAAGAGGACATGCAAGCCCTGCCTGGCAGCATGGATTGCTGTACACGCCCCTGCGGGCCCTGCTCCAACTACTATGACATCATAATCTGGCAAAAACCCATCCCATAGTTATTCTGCTACCCTTTAAATATTTCACAACTCGCGGATCAAGGGAAGAGAAGAATGGCCACCAAGCTGGCAGCCCACTACCGAAACACCTAAAAAATCCATGGGGCTGTACCAGATAACTCCTCTGGGTTATCAGTATGGCAATGCGAAAAAGTCGTCTGAACAAGGAAAAGCGAAGTGGCCTCGGAAAACTGGACCACTCGATAAGGTGGACATAAACTGCCCGAAGGAGGCAATTCATGTCCAAGACGAGAAAACGTTTCAGCGCGGAATTCAAAGCCCGAGTCGCCCTGGATGCCCTGTCCGGGGAACACACCCTGTCGGAACTCGCCAGCAAGTACGGCGTACACCCCAATCAGGTTTCCCAGTGGAAGAAGCAGGCCAAGGAAGGGATCGTGGCGTCCTTTTCAGGCAAGGCCGTCGGCCGTCAGGATAACGGGGCCCAGATCAAGGAGCTTCACGCCAAGATTGGCCAGCTCACGGTGGAGAAGGATTTTTTGCAACAAGCCTTCGCCAAAATTTGAGCTGTGAGCGAAGGCGAGAGGTGGTCGACAAGACTCACCCCGAGCTCAGTATCCGGCGGCAATGCCGAATTCTCAAGCTGTACCGATCGACGTACTACTACGAACCGATCGGCGAATCTCCGGCCAACCTGGCCCTTATGCGCCGAATCGATGAGTTGTTTATGGAGCTGCCGTTTTTCGGTTCCAGACAGATGCGTAATACCCTACGAGACGAAGGGCAAAGGGTCGGTCGTGAACGGGTACGACGTCTGATGCGTAAAATGGGCCTGATGGCGATTTACCAAAAGCCAAAGACAAGCCATCCGCATCCGCAACATAAGACGTATCCGTATTTGCTGCGGCACAAGGCGATTACGAAGCCCAATCAGGTTTGGTGTGCCGACATCACGTATATCCCCATGACACGCGGCTTCTTATACCTTGTGGCGGTCATGGACTGGCACAGTCGGGCCGTCCTGTCGTGGAGGCTCTCAAACACGATGGATGCTGATTTCTGCGTGTCTGCCTTGGAAGAAGCCCTGAATCGTTATGGGGTGCCGGAAATCTTCAACACCGACCAGGGATCACAGTTCACCAGCTACGAGTTCACACGGACGCTCAGAGAGGCTGGAATTCGTATCTCCATGGACGGTCGAGGCCGATGGATGGATAATGTGATGATCGAGCGTCTGTGGCGTTCGTTGAAATATGAATGTGCTTACCTGCGTGAGATGGTGTAAAGTCCCCGTAAAGTAGGTCCATTGCCAAGTAGAGACTTCTGGCCCAAAATGGGACAGGAGTTTTGCATGCGTAAATCGAAGTTCAGCGAGTACCAGATCGTCAAGATCCTGAAGGCAGTGGAAGGCGGACGAACTGTCGTCGATGTCTGCCGCGAGCACGGCGTGAGCAGCGCCACGTACTACAAGTGGAAGTCAAAGTATGGCGGCATGGAGGCATCCGATATCCAACGGATGAAGGATCTCGAAACGGAGAACCGTAAGCTCAAGCAGATGTTCGCCGACCTCAGCCTGGAAAACATGGCGCTCAAGGATGTGATCGAAAAAAAACTCTGAGGCCAGTTCAACGCAAGGAATTTGTCATGCACATGGTCAACGCGTTTGAGTTGAGCTTGCGCAAGGCATGCGCGGCCATGGGCATCAGTAGGAGCTACTACGCCTACAAGCCGCATCCGCGGGACGACAGCGATGTCATCGCAGCCTTGACTGAACTGGCCGAGAAAAAGCCTACATGGGGCTTCAGTAAGCTTTTCAACGTCCTTCGACAGCAGGACAAGCCCTGGAACCACAAGAAGGTCTGGAGGGTTTACTGCCTCTTGAAAATGAACCTGAAGCGCAAGGCCAAGAAGCGGCTTCCGCAAGCCTCTCGGACGGCAGTGGCCCAACCGCTTGCGCCAAACTATTGCTGGTCGATAGATTTCATGCGGGACACGCTTTACAGCGGTCGCGTCTTCAGGACTTTCAACGCTGTAGATGATTACAACCGTGAGGCCTTGGCCGTGGAGATCGATACCAATATGCCAGCAGGACGAGTGGTAAGGGTGCTGGATCGGGTAGCCGAAGAGCGTGGCGGCTATCCCGAGAGGTTGCGAATGGACAATGGTCCAGAGTTCTCGGGGACTGTCATGGCGGCCTGGGCCGAATCGCATGGCGTGAATCTGGAGTTCATTCAGCCTGGCAAACCCACCCAGAACTCATACATCGAGCGGTTCAACCGAACCTACAGAGAAGAAGTGCTTGATTTGTACGTGTTCAACAGCCTGAGCGAAGTTCGGGCCATTACGGAGGACTTTATCCGTGAGTACAACGAGGAACGTCCTCATGAATCCCTGGGGAATATGTCGCCGATAAATTTTGCTGCCCAAAGGGCAGGGGGTACCCCCTACCCTCTGGGCAACCCCCCGAAAACTGCCGGGAGTCTCTACCGTTAACTGGCCCTATGAAAGGGGACTTTACAATGGGAACCGGAAGCGAACTGCGGCAAGCCTTGGCTTGGTGGTTCGATTTCTACAACAATCGACGTCCGCATTTTGCTTTTGACGGCAAGAAGCCGATGGAGATATATCAGAACCGTTCCAGGCCAGAGGGGGTACCCCCTCTGGCCTGGAACGAAAGAGCGGCGTAGCTCGTAAACGTGTCCACCTTAAAATCGTCGCTCAGTGGTCCGAAGAACCGAGGCCACTTCTTTGGACTAATAGTCAACTTAAATTCCTTCGGGGAATGATTTTTTCTCTACCACCTGGTTAGTATGTGAATAAACCCTATGTCATGATTATCCCTTGAACCAGATTCGAGCATCCTGTCGCCGTCATCTAATCCGCGTCCAGCGTAAATCAAGACTCAATGACAAGGCCGAATGCTTGCCATTCGCCCGTAGGGATCGCCTTGCCATTGAGTCTGTTTGCGCTACGCTGATAACAAAAGGCGGGAAAGATCATTTAATTGGCGGTGAGCCCTTGATCTTCAGAAAAGATGATCATATTCACTAAGTAAGGACTCATGTCTAACCTTTAAACTCGGAAAGGAGGATTCTCACCGCAAGTGCTCATAAGTTCTGGACGACAGTCAGAACTGATGAGCACGAAATCCGGCGCTAATGCGCCGAAACATCTAACACTTCAGTGCCTTTTCATTCCAAACGGCAGACTTTCACATCCAAACGCAAGCTGAAACGCAGCACCCGCCATCGGACAAACGGTAGATACCTATAAATCTAGGGGCTGTACCAGATAACTAGCCCATATGTCTTCTAACCCACTGTTTCAGTTGTTTAAACTGGCTTCGCGGATTGCTGTTATTAAAACGCCACTCGCATTCCTTTAAAAACAGAGAAAAATGCTTGGTTGGAATGCCGTTGAATTTCCTCATATGGCGTTTGGCCTGGTTCCAAAAATTCTCGATTCCATTGATGTGGTTGTGGCTATCTGCAAACAGCTTCGAGTGGTTGATTCGGAAGTGTTTGAACGCTGACACATCAAGGACATTGTAGCCATACCAGCAGTCCGAGTAAACCACACTGTCTGGCTGGATTCTTTCCTGAATAATGGGAAGCAAGGTTTTACCTTTCGCATCAGGAATCACCTGTGTATAGACCTTCCCGCCCCTTTTAAGGATTCCAAAAACAGGAACCTTACCAGCCGCCCCACGTCCTCTTTTGCCCTTTCGCTTGCCACCGAAGTAGCTCTCATCGACCTCAAATTCGCCAAAATCCATCCCTTCACAGGACTCTTCTACCGCTATGATTTCCCGGAGCCGGTGAAAGTAATAGGCGGCTGTTTTGACGTTCACACCAACCAGATCGGCAGCGCAACGAGCTGTCGTGCCAGCCACAAAATGTTCGATTAAACGAAGCTGCTTGTCCTTGCTCAAACGACTTTTTCGCATTGCCATACCGATAACCCAAAGGAGTTATCTGGTACAGCCCCTAAATCTATCTTTGCCCAAATTCCCCCATGGTCACCAATCTATGCGCAGGACGAACGAGCCTGTGCGGTGACACCCCTTATTAAATGGATTCTTGAATTTCTCATTCAGTGGGAAACGGACATTGATTTGTTCCGCTATCGGTTGTTGTGTGGCGCATCTTCGCGCCATAGGCAGGTTGTTTCCCCGATAACGGGAAAGGTCCAACCTGCTTTGTCCCGGGGCATTGTCCCGAACTATTATTGAAGGAGAAATCCATGGCAAAATCCATCAGTCTAGCACTGGGCGCGAACAGGGCAACCCTGTCCGGTCCGCGCTCAAAACAATATCGCATCAGACAAAATGCAAAAGTCTTTGCGAAAAGGTTAAAAGAAGCAGGATATGGGGTCCGTAAATGGTCTAAGATATCCAACAAACATTTTTCGGCAGTGGCTGACAAAATGAAAGAAAATGGCACGGGTGACGGGCGTATAGCAGAAGTATTCTCTGCAGCCCGTCACCTGTGCGAAACATATGGCAATACAGGTATTAGCCCGACTAATGATGTCTTCGACGTCAGGCGCGGAAGCATTGCCAACGCTAATAGTAAAGCGGTTGCCCCCGTCTTTGTGCAGGGGGCAATCGACAAGCTGGCAAACGAGGTCAAGTATGAATACGGGCCACGAGCCGCTGCACAGATAAGATTACAGTATGAACTCGGATTACGCCGAGAAGAAGCAGCCAAAGTTGATCTGATCAGCGATTGGGACCGAGAAAGCCGTAGTCTTCATGTCCAGTATGGGACGAAAGGCGGCAGACCAAGAACACTTTACAACCTGTCATGGCAGCAGCAAGAAGCATTGGAAAAAGCACTGCCATATGTCAGTCAATCTGACAGGCCCGGAATACACAATCTCATGCCAAGCGGCATGGGCGACAAGTGGCAAGAAAAGCTATCCCACGCTGCCCGATTATGTGGCTTTACAAAGAAAGAAAGCGGTTGGACGCTCCACAGTAATCGGCACGAAAGGTTCCATCGTATGTACGTCGATCACACTGGATTTCAGCCGCCCAATCAACACGAGTCTGTGGAAGGCTTTCAACAGGCCGCTCAAAATGCGGCAGGGGGTGAATGGTCTCGGCTGGATGCTGAGGCCCGCGATGATATTGAAGTCACTGCCGGTCATTCTTCCGGTCGCCGGGATGTGTCTGACGCTTATCTTGGTTGTAGTCATTAATCAAAGCCCCGCTTTTTTGTGCGGGGTTTTCTGTTGGGATAGGTTGAAGAGGGAGGTCGACGAGTCAATCTGCTCTTCAACCGTCGTACCTGTTTGTAGTCCGTAGGCCGACAAACAGGCATGACTTTGCTTCCGAGGAGTGGGTGCCTCTGATTCTTTTTTGGTATTGATTTTTTCCAAAAACCCACCTTTTCGTAGTTTTTTTTGCTTTTTATCGCCCAAATACAAAATACCCGTTGTCCCAACCTTGCAATTTAACCTCTCGCTGTGCTTAAACTGAAGGGTTGGCAGATGAGTTGGGTTAATTTCAAATTTTCCCGACACTAAGAAAACAATGGTTGGGAAGATCGATGACCTTTGACACTGAATCACATCCGCGCGTATTATCCGCAAAGGATGTCGCCGAATACTTGGGCAAAAGCGTAGACTGGGTCTACGACCATGCCGAAGCAATCGGTGGTGTCAAACGCGGTGGGTCGTGGTTCTTCCCGAACGAGGAAGATATCTATGACCGTTTATTCAAAAGCCGGAAAAGGGTACCGGTACGACTTCATGGTAAAAGGCAAGCGCCACACCAAGGCGTGGTTCAAGACAAAACGGGCCGCAAAAGCGGCAGAAGCCGAAAAAAGGAAGGAAGTAAAAGCACAACTGGCGATGGAAGCCCAGGGCGACATGGCCTTGCTTGATCTGCTGAACCTGCGTTTGGACTATATGTTGGACCGAGCATACTCCGAGTCGCATTACATAAAGACAAAGTACGCAGCTCAACGCTTGCTGGATTATCTGGGCAACGTGCCTTGCAGCACCATCACCCGCCTGAAGGCCGATGAGTTCCTGATGGCTTTGGTAAAGAAAAGCACCCCTGTTGCAGGCAATAACGATTTGAAGGTCCTTCGGGCAGCGTTTTCCTGGGCCATGAAACGTGGGCAGCATTTCATTCAAAACAATCCCTTTGCGGGACTGGAAACGTTTCCCAACGATAAGCCCAAGGAAAAGAAGCGGACTCCGACGAGTGATGAACTTGATCGCATTATTGAAGCGGCCAAACCGAAGCACCGTGCCTACTTGTGGGTATTGCGCGAAACCTTGGCCCGAAGCATCGAAGTACACCGACTCAAGTGGAAGCGGGTCAACTTCGAAGAACGGTATGTTGAGCTGAAGACGTTCAAGAACAAAAACAGGGAGCCGGTCCTGCGTGAAATCCCGATGACGGACAAGCTGTATGAAGTCTTGTTGGACCTGTATAATGAACGTGATCCAGATAAGGAATGGGTGTTTTGGCGCCGAGCCTACAATGCGAAGACCAAAAGGATGGAAGAAGGGCCGTACAAGTGTGGCAGATATACCATGCTCCAAAACACCTGCAAACGGGCAGGTGTGGATTACTACAGCTTCCACCGCTTCCGAGCATCGGGCGCATCCGTCATGGACAACCATGGCGCCCTGCTTCCAGGCATCCAGCGCGTCCTTGGACACGCCGACCGCCGAAGCACGGAAATCTACCTGGAAAAACTCCGTGACGTTGAACGCGATGCCATGGACATCTACGAAAGGGAAAGCCGCAAGGATGACAATAAGGTCGCGTAACAAATCCACACACGCGGTTCACACACAAACACAAAACGGGTTGCAGACATTTGTCGGCAACCCGTTGAAAACTAAAGGTAAGAACCGATAGTCACACACAGAGGTTGTGGCTATTCCAAAGGGGCTCGCCCTTTGGCCGCCGGAGGCGAAGTCTTGCGACATATCGCCGCAACGCGGCATTCATATTCTGCTTCAGCCTTTCATCCCAAGCATCTGCTCCCAGACCGGGAGCAATGTATCGATGGAATTGCCCAGAAGACGCATGTACCGAACCTCAAGCTGGGCCATTTCTTCGTCCTGCTTGCGCAACCACTCGGACATCCAGGCGAATCGCATCCCCAGAATCATCTCGGGCAACAGCGCCAAATCAGCGGGATCAAGCTGCCCTTGATCCCGCAAGGTCTTGAGCAATGCCGGAGCCAAACCGCGCACCAAGGCGTGGGGGTCTTCGATACCGACACACCCCAGACAGTTGGCTACATCAAATAATACAGGCCGAAGCCCCATGAATTCCCAGTCGATGACCGCGCCAACCTGCGTATCATTCCAGATGACATTGAGCGGATGAAAGTCTCCCTGACACAGAGCCACGGGCAAATCGTGCCAGACGTCGAAAAGCGGGGCCAGCACACCAAGAACAGGGAGCAACGCCTCGTGCAGGTCGACCCGGCGTGGCGCCATGACTGCCATCAGTTCATTGACGTACGCTTCAAGATCGAACCGGGGTACGTTGAGAAACTCGTCCGAAGCTGCCGATGAAACAAATCGCATGCCCGCTATGAACTGCCCGAGACTCACGCCCCGCGCCGCGTCATCCACAAACTCGGGCTGCGGTAAAGGATCACCGAAAATGAACGGGGAAAGCTGCCAATACGCGCCGCCCTGCTCCACGCAATACCGCCCATCAGCGGCGACATACGCAGGTACAGGCACCCCGGCGTCCGAGAGTGTGGTCAGGGCACGCCCGATACGTTCACGGCTGTCGAATTGCCCGGGTTTGAGCTGCTCCAGCATCCAGGTTCGACCGGTTGAATCATCGACCGCCACACGGGATGCACACCGCTCAGGACTGCCCGGCAGGAGAATGTCGTCACGTATGCGCCCTAAGGTCAGCCCCCATGGGGAAAGATCAGTTTTCATAGATTTTTGAAAGGTAAAAAAGCATGGCCGCCATCGGTGAGAACCGGTGACGGCCAGGCCGTTGTTTAATGGTAGTGGCTTGTGGCCTAGCGCAGCCCCAAAGCCTCTTCAAGAGCTGTCAGATTGTCTCGGATGATTTGCTGTTCAGCAGGGGAGACCTGTCGATCCACCTGCTGCTTGACGGCTTCCAACTGTCCCTGAGGCTGCTGGGCCATCATCTCTTCGACCATTTTCTGTTCTTCTTCGGTCAGCCCCTGAATCTGCTCATCCATTTGGCGCTTCATGAGCACCATCTGTTCGTAATTCATAACGGTCATGGCCTGTCCGTACACATACAGAAACCGCTGCTGATCCCAGCCAAGGGATGTGGTGACCTCTGCAATCTTGGCGGAAAGGACTTCGGGGTCTTTGGGACCTTCGGCGTTGATGGTCGGATTGGTCAAGCGGGTGATTTCGGGAATATCCTTGATGAACTTCTGAAATTCGGCTTCGGTGAGCGGAGCCATGGATTGCGTTTCGACCTGCGCCTCCGGGATCGAAGCCGGGGCTGAATCCCGTGTTGTTTCAGGCGGTTCCGGGGCCACGGTTTCATTATCGCTGCAACCGGCAAAGAGTACGAGAGAGAAAATCAGCATGAGGGTAAGGCTGAGGTGTTTCACAATTATCTCCTTGGAATATCTTCTATATTTTCCGTATATCGGCAACCTTGCCATTATACTTGCCCGGATCGTCTTTCAAGAAATCAACAAGGCCGCGGGCCGACTCTTCCGGTGTCAACAAGATGCCCTCTTCCTTCCATGGGCGGAAGACCGCCTTGAGCTGTTCGGCACTATGCCCTTCGCTGTTGCGTGCGTCCACCTGCATCCGTGTTTCCACGACGCCAGGACGCCAGATTATGGAAGTGACCGGCGGTGCTTCCGCCGCCAATTGACGAGCCATGTGTTCTTCTGCGGCCTTGGCGGCGCAATAGGCCCCAATTCCCGGCTGTGCGCGTTCTGCTGCGCCGGACCCGAAGAAGACGGCCAGACCGCCTCCCCGCCAGAGCAGATGGGGTACCGCATGCCGAATCAATTGATGGGCAGCGGTGACCGACGAATCCATGACTTCACGGAAACGGGTCTTGTTCAGCTCCCAGATGGCCGGACCGGGTGCCAGCACTCCGGCCGCGTGGATGAATCCGTAGAAATCACCAAATTCAATTCCCACCTGTACCAATTCCAGTGCCACGTTGGACGAGGACACGTCACCACTGATGGCAACGGCCTTCACGCCCTGTTCTCGGCACAATTTACTGGTTTCCCTGAGCTTATCTTCACTGCGCGCACCAAGAACAAGGTTCACGCCTTCCTTGGCCAGCTCCAGAGCCAGGGCTTTTCCTATGCCCCTTGAGGCTCCTGTGAGCACGAGGGTTTTATTCCTGAGCAAAGTCATATATGTTGATCCTTCCGTTTACCCTATTGCATACCCGAGAATACGCAACATGTCATTGAAAGTAAGCAAACGACGTCCATTGGTCGCCCAATCAGAAATTCGCAACATGTCCATCGAATGCGCCAAGGCCAAAGGCATCAATCTGGCGCAGGGGGTCTGTGACCTGCCTGTGCCGGATGCAGTCAGGCAGGGCGCGCAGGAAGCCATGGACCGCGGCATCAATACCTACACCCGCTTTGACGGGCGCTGGGAACTGCGCAAGGCCGTGGCCGAGAAGCAGGGCCGCTTCACCGGGCTGGACATCGACCCCGAAGGACAGGTCGTGGTATCGGCCGGTGCGACTGGCGCCTTCTACTCCGCATGTCTCGCCCTGCTGGATGAAGGGGATGAGGTCGTCGTGTTTGAGCCAT from Pseudodesulfovibrio profundus encodes the following:
- the tkt gene encoding transketolase — its product is MPQRSELANAIRALSMDAIQKANSGHPGAPLGMADIAEVLWNDYLVHNPANPSWANRDRFVFSNGHGSMLLYSLLHLSGYDVTIDDIKQFRQLNSKTPGHPELGMTPGVESTSGPLGQGIACAVGMAVAEKVLGAQYNQDGHTIMDHHTYVFMGDGCMMEGVSHEACSLAGTLQLGKLIAFYDDNGISIDGCVDGWFTDDTPRRFQSYGWHVVPGVDGHDPESIKDAIEKARSEPDRPTLICCKTVIGQGAPNVCGTEKCHGAPLGDDEISCARDAMSWPHPPFEIPELVYASWSAKGSGFRAEDSWNARFKEYEKVYPQLAAEFTRRMNGELPDDFDSHASNYVDSVDAKAESLATRKASQNAIEGLAPVLPEFFGGSADLAGSNLTRWSGSKIAVPTDWNGNYMNYGVREFAMSVMMNGMVLHGGFIPYGGTFLVFSDYARNAMRMSALMGLRTLYVLTHDSIGVGEDGPTHQPVEHVESLRLIPNMDVWRPCDAVEAAVAWERSVKRDDGPSSLIMSRQALPHQSRSAETLEQVSCGGYVLRDSDTTPDAIIIATGSEVGLAMEAAMTMESTGSHVRVVSMPCVEVFERQSEDYRNQVLPPHVTTRVAVEAGVTSGWGKYVGLEGAVLGMDRFGESAPGNELFEYFGFTPDALVKLVKRVMNGKKMAA
- a CDS encoding NAD(P)/FAD-dependent oxidoreductase → MPDYDVIVVGAGPAGACTAIHAARQGLHVLLLDQKKFPREKPCGDALSSLAIAEFNVLGLLPRLLEIPHTPVQKIAYHSADGSSVTVPILKIDKDTPEAGIICRRILLDALLMEAAAEEEVEIVDWCQVTEIQTKNGQACGVKGERGGGREVSWTAKVIVGADGSDSVVAKQMKMPRYSEYRALAVRGYYRQVLGIRGNIEIHFPEEVLPGYVWFHPTETSQTNVGLALPMDVVKQGNIKPKQALLRALESPELKERFAFAEQMGEIETGVLPVGNPMREIHGDGFLLVGDAAGLVNPCSSDGTTNAIISARIAGQVLAKACAGDVWDEAALREYPYNLWQEIGPSLEMGGRLMGLRTPKAIGSLIRSASRRPHNAGWISGVLLGSALPSEDLDDFLAYINFFAK
- a CDS encoding IS3 family transposase (programmed frameshift) yields the protein MRKSKFSEYQIVKILKAVEGGRTVVDVCREHGVSSATYYKWKSKYGGMEASDIQRMKDLETENRKLKQMFADLSLENMALKDVIEKKPLRPVQRKEFVMHMVNAFELSLRKACAAMGISRSYYAYKPHPRDDSDVIAALTELAEKKPTWGFSKLFNVLRQQDKPWNHKKVWRVYCLLKMNLKRKAKKRLPQASRTAVAQPLAPNYCWSIDFMRDTLYSGRVFRTFNAVDDYNREALAVEIDTNMPAGRVVRVLDRVAEERGGYPERLRMDNGPEFSGTVMAAWAESHGVNLEFIQPGKPTQNSYIERFNRTYREEVLDLYVFNSLSEVRAITEDFIREYNEERPHESLGNMSPINFAAQRAGGTPYPLGNPPKTAGSLYR
- a CDS encoding integrase core domain-containing protein; protein product: MGTGSELRQALAWWFDFYNNRRPHFAFDGKKPMEIYQNRSRPEGVPPLAWNERAA
- a CDS encoding IS1595 family transposase; amino-acid sequence: MRKSRLSKDKQLRLIEHFVAGTTARCAADLVGVNVKTAAYYFHRLREIIAVEESCEGMDFGEFEVDESYFGGKRKGKRGRGAAGKVPVFGILKRGGKVYTQVIPDAKGKTLLPIIQERIQPDSVVYSDCWYGYNVLDVSAFKHFRINHSKLFADSHNHINGIENFWNQAKRHMRKFNGIPTKHFSLFLKECEWRFNNSNPRSQFKQLKQWVRRHMG
- a CDS encoding integrase domain-containing protein, which codes for MAKSISLALGANRATLSGPRSKQYRIRQNAKVFAKRLKEAGYGVRKWSKISNKHFSAVADKMKENGTGDGRIAEVFSAARHLCETYGNTGISPTNDVFDVRRGSIANANSKAVAPVFVQGAIDKLANEVKYEYGPRAAAQIRLQYELGLRREEAAKVDLISDWDRESRSLHVQYGTKGGRPRTLYNLSWQQQEALEKALPYVSQSDRPGIHNLMPSGMGDKWQEKLSHAARLCGFTKKESGWTLHSNRHERFHRMYVDHTGFQPPNQHESVEGFQQAAQNAAGGEWSRLDAEARDDIEVTAGHSSGRRDVSDAYLGCSH